The genomic segment TGCTACGTGCTCAGCCGCGGCCACGTGCGGGCGGTGCGCGAGAACATCGACGGCCGCACGATCGCGCTGGCCCACTTCGGTCCCGGCGACATCTTCGGCGAGCTGGCGATGTTCGACGACGAACGACGCTCGGCGACGATCGAGACGCTCGACGAGGTCGAGGCGATCGGGATCCTGGGCCAGGACATGCGCCGGCTGCTGCGCGAGCACCCCGACATCTCCGTCAAGCTCGTCATCGCGCTGGGCCGGCGCCTGCGCGAGGCCAACGAGCGCCTGTCCCGGCAGTCCTTCCAGACCGTCCAGAGCCGCGTCGCCGGGGTCCTGGGCCAGCTCGTGCGCCAGGCCCAGGCCGAGGGCGCCGGCCAGACCGACGTCCTCGTGACGATCACCCAGGCCGAGATCGCCCAGCTCGCCGGGTCCTCGCGCGAGTCGGCCAGCCGCTTCCTCGCCGTGCTCGAGCGGGCCGGCGTGGTGTCGCAGGGCCGCGGGCGCCTGACCGTCCACGACCCCCCGGCGCTCGAGCGCTACGTCTACTGATGGCGCGCTCCGGCGGGGCGTCGGCACCGTCCGAGCACTCGGCCGGCGGGGTCGTGGTCCGCGACGGCGCCGACTGCGTGGTCATCGTCCCGACACGCCGCGCGGCGAGCGGGTCACGTGTTGTGGCGCTTCCCAAGGGCCACGTGGACCCCGGCGAGACGCCGCCGCAGGCCGCTGCGCGCGAGGTGCGCGAGGAGGCCGGCGTCCACGCGCGCCTGGTCGACCCCCTGGGCTCGGTGCGCTACTGGTACATGCGGGACGGGCGCCGCATCGCCAAGCGCGTCGACTTCTTCCTGTTCGCCTACGTCTGGGGCGACGTCGGCGACCACGACCACGAGGTCGAGCGGGCGTTCTGGATGCCCCTCCAGGAGGCGGCACAGGCCCTCTCCTACGAGGGCGAGCGCCAGATGGCGGCCCGTGCCCTGTCGCGCATGGTCCCCGACGGGTAGTCTCCGCCGTCGGATGCAGGTGCTGAACTTCTACTCCACGATCTTCGCCGACCAGCTCAAGCGCGGGCGCAAGACGGCGACGATCCGCCTGGGCGACAAGTCCCACAAGTACAAGAAGAACCAGGCGGTGATGGTGACGATCGGCTACCAGCACTCGCCGCGGGAGAAGATCTTCGACGCGGTCATCGACCAGGTCGAGGTCAAGCGCGTGCGCGA from the Baekduia soli genome contains:
- a CDS encoding Crp/Fnr family transcriptional regulator translates to MSTTAQSIELLAQVPVFEALAPADLLAVAEVAVPRQFPAGQVIFREGDSSDTCYVLSRGHVRAVRENIDGRTIALAHFGPGDIFGELAMFDDERRSATIETLDEVEAIGILGQDMRRLLREHPDISVKLVIALGRRLREANERLSRQSFQTVQSRVAGVLGQLVRQAQAEGAGQTDVLVTITQAEIAQLAGSSRESASRFLAVLERAGVVSQGRGRLTVHDPPALERYVY
- a CDS encoding ASCH domain-containing protein; its protein translation is MQVLNFYSTIFADQLKRGRKTATIRLGDKSHKYKKNQAVMVTIGYQHSPREKIFDAVIDQVEVKRVRELTPRDIEHDNPEFRRHEEMIHFLEQIYGKKVTMEDIVTVVRFSQIIVHPPSFTDARLGIGGAQN
- a CDS encoding NUDIX hydrolase, coding for MARSGGASAPSEHSAGGVVVRDGADCVVIVPTRRAASGSRVVALPKGHVDPGETPPQAAAREVREEAGVHARLVDPLGSVRYWYMRDGRRIAKRVDFFLFAYVWGDVGDHDHEVERAFWMPLQEAAQALSYEGERQMAARALSRMVPDG